One Urocitellus parryii isolate mUroPar1 chromosome 14, mUroPar1.hap1, whole genome shotgun sequence DNA segment encodes these proteins:
- the Fgf17 gene encoding fibroblast growth factor 17 isoform X1 produces the protein MGAARLLPNLTLCLQLLILCCQTQGENHPSPNFNQYVRDQGAMTDQLSRRQIREYQLYSRTSGKHVQVTGRRISATAEDGNKFAKLIVETDTFGSRVRIKGAESEKYICMNKRGKLIGKPSGKSKDCVFTEIVLENNYTAFQNARHEGWFMAFTRQGRPRQASRSRQNQREAHFIKRLYQGQLPFPNHAERQKQFEFVGSAPTRRTKRTRRPQPLT, from the exons ATGGGAGCCGCCCGCCTGCTGCCCAACCTCACTCT GTGCTTGCAGCTATTGATTCTCTGCTGTCAAACGCAG GGGGAGAATCACCCGTCTCCTAATTTTAACCAGTACGTGAGGGACCAGGGTGCCATGACCGACCAGCTGAGCAGGCGGCAGATCCGTGAGTACCAGCTCTACAGCCGGACCAGTGGCAAGCACGTGCAGGTCACCGGACGTCGCATCTCCGCCACCGCTGAGGACGGCAACAAGTTTG CCAAGCTCATAGTGGAGACAGACACGTTCGGCAGCCGGGTGCGCATCAAGGGGGCGGAGAGTGAGAAGTACATCTGTATGAACAAGAGGGGCAAGCTCATCGGGAAG CCCAGTGGGAAGAGCAAAGACTGCGTGTTCACTGAGATCGTCCTGGAGAACAACTACACAGCCTTCCAGAATGCCCGGCATGAGGGCTGGTTCATGGCCTTCACCAGGCAGGGCCGGCCTCGCCAGGCCTCCCGCAGCCGCCAGAACCAGCGAGAGGCCCACTTCATCAAGCGTCTCTACCAGGGCCAGCTGCCCTTCCCCAACCATGCTGAGAGGCAGAAGCAGTTCGAGTTTGTGGGCTCAGCCCCCACCCGCAGGACCAAGCGCACTAGGAGGCCCCAGCCCCTCACGTAG
- the Fgf17 gene encoding fibroblast growth factor 17 isoform X2, with translation MGAARLLPNLTLCLQLLILCCQTQYVRDQGAMTDQLSRRQIREYQLYSRTSGKHVQVTGRRISATAEDGNKFAKLIVETDTFGSRVRIKGAESEKYICMNKRGKLIGKPSGKSKDCVFTEIVLENNYTAFQNARHEGWFMAFTRQGRPRQASRSRQNQREAHFIKRLYQGQLPFPNHAERQKQFEFVGSAPTRRTKRTRRPQPLT, from the exons ATGGGAGCCGCCCGCCTGCTGCCCAACCTCACTCT GTGCTTGCAGCTATTGATTCTCTGCTGTCAAACGCAG TACGTGAGGGACCAGGGTGCCATGACCGACCAGCTGAGCAGGCGGCAGATCCGTGAGTACCAGCTCTACAGCCGGACCAGTGGCAAGCACGTGCAGGTCACCGGACGTCGCATCTCCGCCACCGCTGAGGACGGCAACAAGTTTG CCAAGCTCATAGTGGAGACAGACACGTTCGGCAGCCGGGTGCGCATCAAGGGGGCGGAGAGTGAGAAGTACATCTGTATGAACAAGAGGGGCAAGCTCATCGGGAAG CCCAGTGGGAAGAGCAAAGACTGCGTGTTCACTGAGATCGTCCTGGAGAACAACTACACAGCCTTCCAGAATGCCCGGCATGAGGGCTGGTTCATGGCCTTCACCAGGCAGGGCCGGCCTCGCCAGGCCTCCCGCAGCCGCCAGAACCAGCGAGAGGCCCACTTCATCAAGCGTCTCTACCAGGGCCAGCTGCCCTTCCCCAACCATGCTGAGAGGCAGAAGCAGTTCGAGTTTGTGGGCTCAGCCCCCACCCGCAGGACCAAGCGCACTAGGAGGCCCCAGCCCCTCACGTAG